A genome region from Vulpes lagopus strain Blue_001 chromosome 7, ASM1834538v1, whole genome shotgun sequence includes the following:
- the LOC121495264 gene encoding putative olfactory receptor 2W6, which produces METANDSTGGYFILVGFSERPELELILSLFVLMFYTVTLVGNVAIVLLSILDTGLHTPMYFFLRNLSVLDLCFTTSIVPQMLVNMWGGNKKISYAGCMVQYWVALALGSTECVLLAVMAVDRYVAVCWPLRYACIMHPRLCHLLAAASWSFGFANSFLQSSMAIVLPRCGNQRVDHFFCELLIIIKLSCVDTGPTESKMFIARLIILGMPVSIILTTYVCITRAVAKMRSAEGRKKAFGTCASHLMVVSLFYGTIMFLYLQPKDNYSQDQSKALAVLYMILAPTLNPLIYTLRNKDVKKAVRRMIGKEQV; this is translated from the coding sequence ATGGAAACAGCTAATGACAGCACAGGTGGGTATTTCATCTTAGTGGGCTTCTCTGAACGGCCTGAGTTAGAGctgatcctctctctctttgtcctgaTGTTCTACACCGTAACTCTTGTGGGCAACGTGGCCATCGTCCTGCTCTCTATCCTGGATACTGGACTTCACacacccatgtacttcttccttagAAACCTCTCTGTGCTTGACCTCTGCTTCACCACCAGTATTGTGCCCCAGATGCTGGTGAACATGTGGGGAGGCAACAAGAAGATCAGTTATGCTGGCTGCATGGTCCAGTACTGGGTGGCCTTGGCACTTGGCTCCACTGAGTGTGTGCTCCTTGCAGTAATGGCGGTTGACCGCTATGTTGCAGTTTGCTGGCCTCTGCGCTATGCCTGTATCATGCACCCCAGGCTGTGCCACCTCCTGGCAGCAGCTTCCTGGTCCTTTGGTTTTGCCAACTCCTTTTTACAGTCCTCAATGGCCATCGTGCTGCCTCGATGTGGAAACCAGCGTGTGGAccatttcttttgtgaattgttGATCATCATTAAACTCTCCTGTGTGGATACTGGCCCAACAGAATCTAAAATGTTTATTGCCCGGCTAATCATTCTAGGCATGCCTGTCTCCATTATCCTGACCACTTATGTATGCATCACCAGGGCAGTAGCAAAAATGCGctcagcagagggaaggaaaaaggccTTTGGGACCTGTGCCTCCCACCTAATGGTAGTCTCACTCTTCTATGGGACCATTATGTTTTTGTATCTGCAGCCCAAGGACAACTACTCCCAGGACCAGAGCAAAGCACTGGCAGTGCTGTACATGATCCTTGCACCCACACTCAACCCTCTGATCTACACGCTGAGGaataaggatgtgaagaaagcaGTCAGGAGGATGATAGGGAAGGAGCAGGTGTAG